In Parasegetibacter sp. NRK P23, a single genomic region encodes these proteins:
- a CDS encoding iron-sulfur cluster assembly accessory protein — METMVSIPISLTANAVEEIKRLMNEPGFDASQQLRIGVKGGGCSGMTYVLGFDQSMDGDESFEIEGIPCIMNKSHQMYLFGMQVDWQDGLNARGFTFTNPNASKTCGCGTSFSV, encoded by the coding sequence ATGGAAACGATGGTATCAATACCCATAAGCCTTACGGCCAATGCGGTGGAAGAAATAAAAAGACTGATGAACGAACCTGGATTTGACGCTTCACAGCAATTGAGGATCGGTGTAAAAGGAGGTGGTTGTTCGGGCATGACCTATGTACTCGGCTTCGACCAATCCATGGATGGTGATGAAAGTTTCGAAATAGAAGGCATCCCGTGCATCATGAACAAATCGCACCAGATGTACCTTTTCGGTATGCAGGTGGATTGGCAGGATGGCCTGAACGCCAGAGGGTTCACGTTTACCAACCCCAATGCGAGCAAAACCTGTGGTTGCGGAACATCATTCTCCGTTTAG
- a CDS encoding sensor histidine kinase KdpD, whose protein sequence is MRASSLRYILLVTGSLVLVALVCQVFWLGKLYLFISNAEKVPEGYPGEQVSFSIWSAALVLLALVAIAACFYCFSRRRSMDVLQKDFVNNITHEFKTPLAVMKIASDVLTDEQILKQPEKLKKYGSIIQQQTDHLQGQVDKLLKISLTDQRLMAPEKKQVVVRSIFEHAVSLLEPLIHKKNADIRFSIDPACSIVEADEQQLQMVVIDLLENALKYSAHPQIILSTFRKKNMSAISCRDNGPGLDKAHQERVFQKFYRVPTGNIHNVKGFGLGLYFVKKIVDRHKGKIELRSEDGKGSEFIVYLPQ, encoded by the coding sequence ATGCGGGCATCCTCCCTCAGGTATATTTTACTGGTAACCGGCTCACTGGTTCTGGTGGCGCTGGTGTGCCAGGTGTTCTGGCTGGGAAAATTGTACCTTTTCATTAGTAATGCTGAAAAAGTTCCGGAAGGCTATCCCGGAGAACAGGTCAGTTTCTCAATATGGAGCGCCGCGTTAGTCTTACTTGCGCTGGTGGCCATAGCGGCCTGTTTTTATTGTTTCTCCCGTAGAAGATCGATGGATGTTTTGCAGAAAGATTTCGTCAACAACATTACGCACGAATTCAAAACCCCTTTGGCGGTAATGAAAATCGCAAGTGATGTGCTTACCGACGAGCAGATCCTGAAACAACCGGAAAAGCTTAAAAAATACGGTTCCATCATACAGCAGCAAACGGATCACTTGCAGGGACAGGTAGATAAATTATTAAAAATTTCGCTTACCGATCAACGGTTGATGGCGCCGGAAAAAAAACAAGTAGTGGTTCGGTCCATATTTGAACACGCCGTATCGCTGCTCGAACCACTTATTCATAAGAAGAATGCGGACATCCGTTTCAGTATTGATCCGGCCTGTAGTATAGTGGAGGCGGATGAACAACAACTACAGATGGTGGTGATAGATTTATTGGAAAACGCCCTGAAATATTCCGCCCATCCCCAAATAATATTGTCCACTTTCAGGAAAAAAAACATGAGCGCCATCAGTTGCCGGGACAATGGCCCGGGACTGGACAAAGCCCACCAGGAACGGGTGTTCCAGAAGTTCTACAGGGTGCCCACGGGCAATATCCACAATGTAAAAGGCTTCGGCCTGGGCCTCTATTTCGTAAAGAAAATAGTGGACCGGCACAAAGGAAAAATTGAACTTCGTTCCGAAGATGGTAAAGGCAGTGAATTTATTGTGTATCTTCCACAATAA
- a CDS encoding TrkA family potassium uptake protein, with protein sequence MKFVVFGLGNFGASLSQKLVGLGHEVIGTDVKPELADKLKNRITHTITLDATNRSAMQVLPLADVEAAIVAIGENEGVNIMATALLKELKVKRIICRVTSPLQKTVLEAMNINEFTYPEEDSAERLAYKLDVKGAIDSFKVSDEYQLLEAEIPVRFFDRKVSEIEWTEKYKVQLVTIIRNVEEKNIFGLKGRKPKVLGVLSSDTTMREGDILVLFGAIGDLERFLES encoded by the coding sequence ATGAAATTCGTAGTATTTGGTTTGGGCAATTTTGGCGCCTCTCTTTCGCAGAAGCTGGTGGGTTTGGGGCATGAAGTGATTGGCACGGATGTAAAGCCTGAACTGGCCGATAAACTGAAAAACAGGATCACGCATACCATTACGCTTGACGCGACCAACCGAAGCGCGATGCAGGTGTTGCCACTGGCCGATGTAGAAGCCGCCATTGTGGCGATAGGAGAGAATGAAGGCGTAAACATTATGGCCACCGCTTTGCTGAAGGAACTGAAAGTAAAGCGCATCATCTGCCGGGTTACTTCTCCTTTGCAAAAGACGGTACTCGAAGCCATGAACATCAACGAGTTCACCTATCCTGAAGAAGATTCCGCTGAACGACTGGCTTACAAACTGGATGTAAAAGGCGCTATCGATTCGTTTAAGGTATCCGATGAATACCAATTGCTGGAAGCCGAAATTCCTGTCCGTTTTTTTGACAGGAAAGTGTCCGAAATTGAATGGACGGAGAAGTACAAAGTGCAGCTTGTAACCATTATCCGTAATGTTGAGGAGAAAAATATCTTTGGTTTGAAAGGACGAAAGCCAAAGGTACTGGGCGTTCTTTCCTCGGACACCACGATGCGCGAAGGGGATATATTGGTGCTGTTTGGCGCTATCGGCGACCTGGAGCGGTTCCTCGAATCCTGA
- a CDS encoding response regulator transcription factor codes for MSGEKKIKVLLAEDDTALGFVIKDNLEERGYEVALCTDGQTAIESFDKNLHDIVLLDIMMPARDGFSVASRIRQQSDVIPILFLTSRSMEEDRIKGFETGADDYITKPFSMKELLLRMEVFLRRSKKIQSSNVVEYQIGSLLFKFNELKIYNGEQSSSLTQKEAELLRFFCENKNVILKREEVLLNVWGKDDYFLGRSMDVFVTKLRKHIKPDNTLQLETIHGIGYRFNVSG; via the coding sequence TTGAGCGGCGAAAAAAAGATCAAAGTCCTGCTTGCCGAAGATGATACAGCCCTCGGTTTTGTGATCAAAGATAACCTGGAAGAAAGAGGGTATGAAGTGGCCCTGTGCACCGATGGACAAACAGCTATTGAAAGTTTTGACAAGAACCTGCATGATATCGTGTTGCTGGATATCATGATGCCCGCGCGAGATGGGTTCAGTGTGGCATCGAGGATCAGGCAGCAGTCGGACGTGATCCCCATCCTCTTTCTCACTTCCCGATCCATGGAAGAAGACCGCATCAAAGGTTTCGAGACCGGCGCGGATGATTATATTACCAAGCCTTTCAGCATGAAGGAACTGTTGCTGCGTATGGAAGTGTTTCTGCGCCGCAGTAAGAAAATACAGAGTTCCAACGTGGTGGAATACCAGATTGGTTCCCTCCTTTTCAAGTTTAACGAACTCAAAATATACAACGGCGAACAGTCCAGTTCTTTAACACAAAAAGAAGCAGAATTGCTCCGCTTCTTTTGTGAAAATAAAAATGTGATCCTTAAACGGGAAGAAGTATTGCTGAACGTTTGGGGAAAAGATGATTATTTCCTGGGCAGAAGTATGGATGTTTTCGTGACCAAACTCCGGAAACACATCAAACCCGATAACACCCTTCAACTGGAGACCATTCACGGGATAGGTTACCGCTTCAACGTGAGTGGCTAA
- a CDS encoding pyridoxal phosphate-dependent aminotransferase → MELSSLLDRFAEPETLKMAKLGRELRAQGIDVIDLSLGEPDFDTPQHIKDAAIKAINDNWSHYTPVAGFLDLKEAVCTKLKRDNNLDYKPEQIVTSTGAKQSLANAILALVDEGDEVIIPTPYWVTYSELVKIARGKVVEVRTSPAAEFKISPAQLEAAITPKTKLFMFSSPCNPSGAVYTKSELTALAEVFKKHPNVFIISDEIYEYINFEGQHESIAQFDELKDRIVIINGLSKGFAMTGWRLGYTASNVTVAKAMEKLQGQITSGTCSITQKAAVTALTGDIAPSMEMTKEFTRRRQRVLELIKEVPGVTCFEPQGAFYIFPDVSSYYGKSDGTTTIQNSADFCMYVLNTAHVSSVMGDAFGEPNCVRFSFANSMENIERAWARVKDALSKLK, encoded by the coding sequence ATGGAACTATCTTCATTACTCGACCGGTTCGCAGAACCGGAAACCCTTAAAATGGCCAAACTGGGCCGCGAATTAAGGGCGCAGGGCATCGACGTGATCGACCTCAGTCTTGGTGAACCCGATTTCGATACGCCCCAGCACATTAAGGATGCCGCTATTAAAGCCATCAACGACAACTGGAGCCACTACACACCCGTTGCCGGTTTTCTCGACCTGAAAGAAGCGGTTTGCACCAAACTGAAACGCGACAACAACCTCGATTATAAACCTGAACAAATCGTTACTTCCACAGGTGCCAAACAAAGTCTGGCCAATGCCATTCTTGCACTGGTAGATGAAGGTGATGAGGTGATCATTCCCACCCCATACTGGGTAACTTATTCCGAACTGGTGAAGATCGCCCGCGGAAAAGTAGTGGAAGTGCGCACCAGCCCCGCCGCGGAATTCAAAATATCTCCCGCGCAACTGGAAGCCGCCATTACACCGAAGACTAAACTCTTCATGTTCTCTTCTCCCTGCAATCCTTCCGGTGCGGTATATACGAAGAGTGAACTGACCGCCCTCGCGGAAGTGTTCAAAAAACATCCTAATGTATTCATCATCTCCGATGAAATTTACGAATACATCAACTTCGAAGGTCAACACGAGAGCATCGCCCAGTTCGATGAACTGAAAGACCGCATCGTGATCATCAACGGACTGAGTAAAGGTTTCGCCATGACCGGCTGGCGCCTCGGTTACACCGCTTCCAACGTAACGGTGGCGAAAGCGATGGAAAAACTGCAGGGCCAAATCACCAGCGGTACCTGTTCCATCACCCAGAAAGCAGCGGTAACGGCGCTTACAGGCGATATTGCGCCTTCCATGGAAATGACCAAAGAATTCACCCGCCGCCGTCAGCGCGTGCTGGAACTGATCAAAGAAGTGCCGGGCGTGACCTGCTTCGAGCCACAGGGCGCCTTCTACATCTTCCCCGATGTATCTTCTTATTATGGAAAGTCCGATGGCACCACCACCATACAGAATTCCGCTGATTTCTGTATGTATGTGCTGAATACGGCACACGTGTCTTCCGTAATGGGTGATGCCTTCGGTGAACCTAACTGCGTTCGTTTCTCCTTCGCCAACAGCATGGAGAATATCGAAAGAGCATGGGCCCGCGTGAAAGACGCGCTTTCGAAACTGAAGTGA
- a CDS encoding TrkH family potassium uptake protein, with translation MFRRARNFLRFKRFLHQLTIAGIAVRNLLLRMLTWFIPLLSFLCGAIVVYDLGFNTFYNNQVQLSLVLRFLLLLLVIAMALRFTGECFVPKKRSARVFHLVLLVLFFYLYNGPSWDNIILAGERTNTYFINKLVLYGGILFLLITEASHLLGFIYKKSFNPALLFVLSFLLIILVGTGLLSLPRATVEGISITDALFTATSAVCVTGLTVVDTATHFTTFGHVILLLLIQIGGLGIMTFAGLLGYAMSGGASFQSQLALKDMMSGDKIGTVIRTVNQIILVTLCFEAVGAFILYFSLEDVLFERKLHKVFFSVFHSVSAFCNAGFSTLPDGLFNFHFRFNYFLHIVIAGLIILGGMGFPIVFNIYNYGLSKAFNLKQKILGRDNRRYTPRLMNINTRLALVTTTILLVAGTISFFIFEQNAGLIVHPTMKGKIISSFFGSVTARTAGFNTVDTNVMRLPTIMIYLLLMWIGASPGSTGGGIKTTTAAVALLNMASIIRGKDRTEYAKVEISKHSINRAFAIMMLSLIVIGVAVFLLSVNDGHFGLIKLSFEVFSAFSTVGLTLGLTPSLTDFSKVVLVATMFIGRVGALTLCVALVKQQQQLYYRYPQEEISF, from the coding sequence ATGTTCAGAAGGGCGCGCAATTTTCTACGATTCAAAAGATTCCTCCACCAGCTTACCATTGCAGGCATTGCCGTAAGGAACCTGTTGCTGCGCATGCTTACCTGGTTTATCCCGCTGCTCAGTTTTTTATGCGGCGCGATAGTGGTGTACGATCTTGGATTCAATACTTTCTACAACAACCAGGTTCAGCTTTCACTGGTACTGCGCTTTCTGCTGCTGCTGCTGGTAATCGCCATGGCGCTCCGTTTTACCGGGGAATGTTTTGTGCCGAAAAAACGGTCGGCGCGTGTGTTCCATCTTGTGTTGCTGGTACTCTTCTTTTACCTGTACAACGGACCTTCCTGGGACAATATCATCCTGGCCGGAGAACGGACCAATACTTATTTCATCAATAAACTGGTGCTGTACGGCGGGATTCTGTTCTTATTGATTACCGAAGCCTCGCATTTGCTGGGTTTTATTTATAAGAAAAGTTTCAACCCCGCATTGCTTTTCGTGCTGAGCTTTCTCCTGATCATCCTGGTAGGAACAGGATTGTTATCCCTGCCAAGGGCCACTGTGGAGGGCATCAGTATTACCGACGCGCTTTTCACGGCCACCAGCGCGGTTTGTGTTACCGGCCTTACCGTTGTGGACACGGCCACGCATTTCACCACTTTCGGCCATGTGATCCTGTTGTTGCTGATACAGATCGGCGGATTGGGCATCATGACTTTCGCCGGTTTATTGGGATATGCCATGTCGGGTGGCGCTTCCTTCCAGAGCCAACTCGCGTTGAAGGACATGATGAGCGGAGATAAGATCGGCACGGTGATCCGGACCGTGAACCAGATCATCCTGGTTACGCTTTGTTTCGAAGCCGTGGGTGCATTCATATTGTATTTCTCCCTCGAAGATGTTTTGTTTGAAAGAAAATTGCACAAGGTATTCTTCAGCGTATTTCATTCCGTTTCCGCTTTTTGCAATGCCGGTTTCTCCACCTTGCCCGACGGTCTTTTCAACTTTCATTTCCGGTTCAATTATTTCCTGCACATTGTAATTGCCGGGCTGATCATTTTGGGTGGAATGGGCTTTCCCATCGTGTTCAATATCTACAATTACGGACTCTCCAAAGCATTCAACCTGAAACAAAAGATACTGGGAAGGGACAATAGAAGGTATACGCCCCGGCTCATGAACATCAATACCCGGTTGGCACTGGTTACCACTACAATACTATTGGTGGCGGGCACCATAAGTTTTTTCATTTTTGAACAAAATGCCGGACTTATCGTGCATCCCACGATGAAAGGCAAGATTATCAGCAGTTTTTTCGGCTCCGTTACGGCCAGAACCGCGGGATTCAATACAGTTGACACGAACGTCATGCGGTTGCCCACCATTATGATCTACCTGTTGCTGATGTGGATTGGTGCGTCGCCAGGTTCAACTGGTGGCGGTATCAAAACAACCACGGCCGCGGTGGCCTTGCTGAATATGGCCAGCATCATTCGGGGAAAGGACAGGACTGAGTATGCAAAGGTAGAAATATCCAAACACTCCATCAACAGGGCGTTTGCCATCATGATGCTCTCGCTGATCGTGATCGGGGTGGCGGTATTCCTGCTCTCGGTAAACGACGGGCATTTTGGTTTGATTAAACTTTCTTTCGAAGTGTTTTCGGCATTTTCAACAGTAGGACTCACACTTGGTTTGACGCCTTCGCTTACTGATTTCAGTAAGGTGGTACTTGTCGCCACCATGTTCATCGGAAGGGTGGGGGCGCTCACTTTGTGCGTGGCACTGGTGAAACAACAGCAGCAACTTTATTACAGGTACCCGCAGGAAGAGATCAGTTTCTGA
- the secDF gene encoding protein translocase subunit SecDF, which yields MQLKGLVRFFTIALIVISLYQLSFTWFVNSHESKMEEKARKAISSLPTPEQKYPGNKDLQALYKDTLDQLYEARLARLLDSTKDQTLTYGIGGAISYQKAKESELNLGLDLQGGMNVTMEVELEGLIRSMANNSKDPNFLKALENATKRKSTSDADYITLFADEYKKAAPGARLASLFANANNKNIKIGSSDEEVLREVRKEATEAVKRTYRVLQTRIDKFGVAQPNVNLDEAKGIITVELAGVNDAERVRKYLQSSANLQFWELYNIQELDNSLSEGEKALVAYLKGGAAATATSDDTTAAATTSTDTTKAASENLSEMLAGNKGKDTGAAAAKDSAALSMEQQRAEHPLLSMVQFIPPSDQNQDGRPEFSPALGYVAVADTFALRAYLDNPVFLSKFPQNVRFLFGIAEKDKNGKAQNFVPLYAIKTLPGTASARLEGERIIDAGQDFDPITNQVNVNMVMDKAGAKIWAQMTEKNVGRAIAIVLDDLVYSAPNVNEPIPNGSSRISGSYTIEDAQDLANILKAGKLPTPAKIVQEQQVGPTLGQEAIEGGSLAFILSFAVIFILMLVYFNTAGWVANIALILNLLFTVGILSALGATLTAPGIAGLVLTIGMAVDTNVLIFERIKEELGRGKTYQLAVADGYRRSMAPVLDGHITTLLTAIILFYFGLGPVLGFATTQILGILLSLFCGILVSRLITDVWTKKDRHFKYFTKLASNLLKNANYNFTGMRKAAYVVFFVVIALGIASFFHGFDYGVEFAGGRSYTVRFPQAVKVEQVRDALEKTLTEAPILKTVGGANQLEITTAYMISETGASVDSVVQTKVYEGVKSFLPEGTTYEQFSTTYKQGSKTVLPTISDDLKAGAKWATFWSLVLISIYIVLRFRDWRFAAGTIVALLHDVLVVVIIFSFLKDVVPFPLEVDQHFIAAILTVIGFSMNDTVVVFDRIRENSGLMKGASYSAIINRSINETLSRTIITSLTVFLTILILFLVGGEVTKGFAFAMLIGVFTGVYSSVFVAAPVLLDLGKSKKLDAAANAPAENEAAKA from the coding sequence ATGCAACTGAAAGGATTGGTAAGGTTTTTTACGATTGCACTGATCGTGATTTCTTTATACCAGCTTTCTTTTACCTGGTTTGTGAACAGCCATGAAAGTAAGATGGAAGAGAAGGCACGAAAAGCCATTTCCTCGCTCCCGACCCCTGAACAAAAATATCCCGGAAACAAAGACCTCCAAGCGCTTTACAAGGATACATTGGATCAGCTCTATGAAGCACGGCTCGCAAGATTGCTCGACAGCACCAAGGACCAGACCCTCACCTATGGTATTGGCGGCGCCATCAGCTACCAGAAAGCCAAGGAAAGTGAACTGAACCTGGGACTTGACCTCCAGGGTGGTATGAACGTTACAATGGAAGTGGAACTGGAAGGATTGATCCGCTCCATGGCCAACAACTCCAAGGACCCCAACTTCCTGAAAGCACTGGAGAACGCGACCAAACGTAAGTCTACCAGCGATGCTGATTACATCACGCTTTTCGCTGATGAATATAAAAAAGCGGCCCCCGGTGCAAGGCTCGCTTCCCTGTTCGCCAACGCCAACAACAAAAACATCAAGATCGGTTCTTCCGATGAGGAAGTGCTGCGCGAAGTAAGGAAAGAAGCTACTGAAGCCGTAAAACGTACTTACCGCGTATTGCAGACACGTATCGATAAATTCGGTGTGGCCCAGCCCAACGTGAACCTGGATGAAGCCAAAGGTATCATCACCGTTGAACTCGCCGGAGTGAACGATGCTGAACGTGTTCGTAAATACCTGCAGTCTTCCGCCAACCTCCAGTTCTGGGAGCTTTACAACATCCAGGAACTCGACAACTCACTTTCAGAAGGCGAAAAAGCACTGGTCGCTTACCTGAAAGGAGGCGCAGCAGCTACTGCTACCTCCGACGATACTACGGCAGCAGCAACTACTTCAACCGACACCACGAAAGCGGCGAGTGAGAACCTCTCCGAAATGCTGGCCGGAAATAAAGGAAAAGATACGGGCGCAGCCGCCGCGAAAGACAGCGCAGCGCTTTCCATGGAACAACAACGTGCCGAGCACCCCCTGCTCTCCATGGTGCAATTCATTCCTCCTTCTGACCAGAACCAGGACGGAAGACCTGAATTCTCCCCAGCCCTGGGTTATGTTGCCGTTGCCGACACTTTCGCATTGCGCGCTTACTTGGACAACCCCGTTTTCCTGAGTAAGTTCCCTCAGAATGTACGTTTCCTCTTTGGCATAGCCGAAAAAGACAAGAATGGTAAAGCACAGAATTTTGTGCCCCTTTACGCTATAAAGACCCTTCCCGGTACGGCTAGTGCCCGCCTGGAAGGTGAGCGCATCATTGATGCGGGACAGGATTTCGACCCCATCACCAACCAGGTGAACGTAAACATGGTAATGGATAAGGCAGGTGCCAAAATATGGGCGCAGATGACCGAAAAGAACGTTGGCCGTGCGATCGCCATCGTACTGGACGACCTCGTTTATTCCGCTCCTAATGTGAACGAACCAATTCCCAACGGAAGTTCCCGTATCTCCGGAAGTTATACCATTGAAGATGCGCAGGATCTCGCGAATATCCTCAAAGCGGGTAAATTGCCTACACCTGCCAAGATCGTGCAGGAGCAGCAAGTAGGACCAACACTTGGTCAGGAAGCGATTGAAGGTGGTTCCCTCGCATTCATCCTCTCTTTCGCTGTAATCTTCATCCTGATGCTGGTGTACTTCAACACCGCCGGATGGGTAGCGAATATCGCCTTGATCCTGAACCTGCTCTTTACCGTTGGTATCCTGAGCGCACTCGGCGCAACATTAACCGCGCCTGGTATCGCCGGTCTGGTACTTACCATTGGTATGGCGGTGGACACTAACGTACTGATCTTTGAACGTATAAAGGAAGAACTGGGCAGAGGGAAGACCTATCAACTGGCCGTTGCCGATGGTTACAGAAGGTCTATGGCTCCGGTGCTGGATGGTCACATCACCACACTCCTTACCGCAATCATCCTCTTCTACTTTGGTTTGGGTCCCGTACTCGGATTCGCGACCACACAAATACTCGGTATCCTGCTCTCCCTGTTCTGCGGTATCCTTGTTTCAAGGCTGATCACAGATGTTTGGACCAAGAAGGACCGTCACTTTAAATATTTCACCAAACTGGCCAGCAACCTACTGAAGAATGCGAACTACAACTTCACCGGTATGCGTAAAGCCGCTTACGTGGTGTTCTTTGTTGTAATCGCATTGGGAATCGCTTCCTTCTTCCACGGATTCGACTACGGTGTTGAGTTCGCCGGAGGACGCAGTTACACTGTGCGCTTCCCGCAGGCCGTGAAAGTGGAGCAGGTTCGTGACGCACTCGAGAAAACACTCACCGAAGCGCCTATTCTGAAAACAGTGGGCGGCGCTAACCAACTGGAGATCACAACAGCTTACATGATCTCCGAAACCGGTGCATCCGTTGATTCCGTGGTTCAAACCAAAGTGTATGAAGGCGTAAAATCCTTCCTGCCTGAAGGAACAACTTATGAGCAATTCTCCACAACCTACAAACAAGGCAGCAAAACAGTGTTGCCCACGATATCCGATGACTTGAAAGCCGGTGCTAAATGGGCCACCTTCTGGTCGCTCGTACTGATCAGCATCTATATCGTGCTTCGTTTCCGTGACTGGAGATTCGCCGCCGGTACCATTGTAGCCTTGCTGCACGACGTACTGGTTGTGGTGATCATCTTCTCTTTCCTGAAAGATGTAGTGCCCTTCCCGCTGGAAGTTGACCAACACTTCATCGCGGCCATCCTTACGGTGATCGGTTTCTCAATGAACGATACCGTGGTGGTGTTCGACAGGATCCGCGAAAACAGCGGCCTGATGAAAGGTGCTTCTTACAGTGCCATCATCAACCGTTCCATCAACGAAACACTGAGCCGTACCATCATCACTTCACTCACCGTGTTCCTCACCATTCTGATCCTGTTCCTGGTAGGTGGTGAAGTAACCAAAGGTTTCGCGTTCGCGATGCTGATCGGTGTGTTCACCGGTGTGTACTCTTCCGTATTCGTTGCCGCCCCTGTCCTGCTTGATCTCGGTAAGAGTAAGAAGCTGGACGCAGCTGCCAACGCCCCCGCGGAAAATGAAGCGGCCAAAGCTTAA
- a CDS encoding CopD family protein — protein MGNLYIKALHIIFVVTWFAGLFYMVRLLIYHTEAQVRPDAERKVLQEQYRIMLTRLWYGITWPSAVLTLVFGLSTLFSGNWHLIVFRPEGRWLLIKLVLVLLLYGYHFSLQYLYKTQLRGKFQYSSQQLRVWNEVATIFLVAIVMLVVVKTGLSLVWALGGLLVFVIVLMSAIRIYKNIRSGK, from the coding sequence ATGGGAAACCTGTACATCAAAGCGCTGCACATCATATTTGTGGTGACCTGGTTCGCCGGGCTGTTCTATATGGTGCGCTTGCTGATCTACCATACAGAAGCGCAGGTACGTCCGGACGCTGAACGGAAAGTATTACAGGAACAGTACCGTATCATGCTCACACGCCTTTGGTACGGCATTACCTGGCCCTCAGCCGTATTGACCCTGGTGTTCGGGCTCTCCACGCTCTTCAGCGGAAACTGGCATCTGATTGTGTTCCGCCCGGAAGGGAGGTGGCTGCTGATTAAACTGGTATTGGTGCTGCTTTTATATGGATACCACTTTTCGCTGCAATATCTCTATAAAACACAGCTTAGGGGTAAATTTCAGTATTCTTCGCAGCAATTGCGCGTTTGGAACGAGGTCGCCACCATCTTCCTCGTGGCTATCGTCATGCTCGTGGTGGTAAAAACGGGACTCAGCCTGGTTTGGGCACTTGGTGGATTGCTAGTATTCGTGATCGTTTTGATGAGCGCGATCAGAATCTATAAAAATATCCGTTCGGGAAAATAA